In Pogoniulus pusillus isolate bPogPus1 chromosome 2, bPogPus1.pri, whole genome shotgun sequence, the following are encoded in one genomic region:
- the LOC135181247 gene encoding obscurin-like protein 1, with protein sequence MEHRCLVAGENLVLSCELSRPDAAVRWLRDGQEVQPGERVQVEARGVLRCLTICGVQPGDSGSYTCDAASDSVVTSVEVSAQPVRIINKEEAQSPLEVLEGDSVTLVARLSPESAVVQWQKDGDILCSGGRLLVCSEGATRSLTIKQVELSDRGIFLCDASDDEVQFMLNVKEAPVLFVNKREEREKLLVLEGGSAVLSAIASTERANVTWLGPQQVAVASERCELRRDGRVHSLVLLNVAKEDAGVYTCLSPHDQMQFDVSVRELRVKFLRGLSDVRARQGERVVLWCELCKARGDVLWRKNGRALAPSPRCQMMVEGRERSLVLSCVEPEDAGEYCCESNDDKTLATLTVQGELCPRLGHHPGDPYTVVVVEKMAGVCGDY encoded by the exons ATGGAGCATCGCTGCCTGGTGGCTGGGGAGAACCTGGTGCTGTCCTGTGAGCTGTCCCGTCCCGATGCCGCTGTGCGCTGGCTCCGGGATGGCCAGGAGGTGCAGCCGGGCGAGCGGGTGCAGGTCGAGGCCCGCGGGGTGCTGCGTTGCCTCACGATCTGTGGGGTGCAGCCTGGTGACTCAGGGAGCTACACCTGCGATGCTGCCAGTGACAGCGTGGTGACAAGCGTGGAGGTGTCGG cccagcctgtgCGCATCATCAACAAAGAGGAGGCACAGAGCccactggaggtgctggagggggaCAGTGTGACACTGGTGGCCCGGCTCTCTCCAGAGTcggcagtggtgcagtggcaGAAGGACGGAGATATCCTGTGCTCGGGCGGGCGGCTCCTGGTGTGCAGCGAGGGCGCCACACGCAGCCTCACCATTAAGCAAGTGGAGCTGTCTGACAGGGGCATCTTCCTCTGTGATGCCAGTGACGATGAGGTGCAGTTCATGCTGAATGTGAAAG AGGCACCTGTGCTGTTCGTGAACAAACGTGAGGAGCgggagaagctgctggtgctggagggcGGCAGTGCCGTGCTCTCCGCCATCGCCTCCACAGAGCGAGCCAATGTCACCTGGCTGGGCCCACAGCAGGTGGCAGTGGCCAGCGAGCGCTGCGAGCTGCGGCGGGACGGCCGCGTCCACAGCCTCGTCCTCCTCAATGTGGCCAAGGAGGATGCTGGCGTCTACACCTGCCTCTCCCCCCACGACCAGATGCAGTTCGACGTCAGCGTCCGAg AGCTTCGTGTGAAGTTCCTGCGTGGGCTGTCGGACGTGCGTGCGCGGCAGGGCGAGCGAGTGGTGCTGTGGTGCGAGCTCTGCAAGGCGCGGGGCGATGTGCTGTGGCGGAAGAACGGACGGGCGCTGGCACCCAGCCCACGCTGCCAGATGATGGTGGAAGGGCGAGAGCGCTCGCTGGTGCTCAGCTGCGTGGAGCCTGAGGACGCCGGCGAGTACTGCTGCGAGTCCAACGACGACAAGACACTTGCAACGCTGACAGTACAGGGTGAGCTGTGCCCTAGGCTTGGCCACCACCCTGGGGACCCCTATaccgtggtggtggtggagaagaTGGCAGGGGTGTGTGGGGATTATTGA
- the TMEM198 gene encoding transmembrane protein 198 isoform X2: MPLSGVPRAMTATVQTLRFKLLPHEPGQEWGHSCQQEIERRYQVVPSVVCAMCCLFGIIYCFFGYRCFKAVMFLTGLMFGSIIIFMLCYKERVLDTQLSVEASVGIGLGIGVLCGLVTMLVRSVGLFMVGLLLGLLLAVATLVVMEQFYHPPTVWIPIAMLLGVGMLFAVLTLQWQRFFTTLSTAVFGSAIMTVTIDYFIELFLLVQYIYERIKVAPARPVCWYSWVILGVWPLLTTLGVLVQWKVTGEGYSHTEVIISRQQRRVQLMRIKQREDRKEKKKRRRPHHPPPHQHKAHPPEPAYRRKPNPVRRFDGDVLSPSYIQSFRERQTGPSLSSLITSSHAVVDLDYDCSSTVPLTTGSGPAVRV, from the exons ATGCCTCTCTCGGGAGTCCCCAGAGCCATGACTGCAACTGTGCAGACACTGCGGTTCAAGCTGCTGCCACATGAGCCgggccaggagtgggggcacAGCTGTCAGCAGGAAATTGAGCGTCGATACCAAGTGGTGCCCTCTGTAGTGTGTGCCATGTGCTGTCTCTTCGGCATCATCTACTGCTTCTTTG GCTACCGCTGCTTCAAGGCTGTCATGTTCCTGACGGGGCTGATGTTCGGCTCCATCATCATCTTCATGCTGTGCTATAAGGAGCGAGTACTGGACACACAGCTGAGCGTGGAGGCCTCAGTGGGCATTGGGCTGGGCATCGGAGTCCTCTGTGGGCTGGTCACCATGCTGGTGCGCAGTGTTGGCCTCTTCATGGTGGGGCTGCTcctagggctgctgctggcagtggccaCGCTGGTGGTGATGGAGCAGTTCTACCACCCCCCAACTGTGTGGATTCCCATTGCGATGCTCCTGGGTGTGGGAATGCTCTTTGCTGTCCTCACTCTGCAGTGGCAGCGCTTCTTCACCACCCTCTCCACTGCTGTCTTCGGTAGCGCCATCATGACTGTCACCATCGACTACTTCATTGAGCTCTTCCTCCTGGTGCAGTATATCTATGAGCGCATCAAGGTGGCCCCTGCTCGCCCTGTGTGCTGGTACAGCTGGGTCATCCTGGGTGTCTGGCCACTCCTCACCACACTGGGTGTCTTGGTCCAGTGGAAGGTCACAGGCGAGGGCTACTCCCATACAGAAG TGATCATCAGCCGGCAGCAGCGCCGCGTGCAGCTGATGCGCATCAAGCAGCGGGAGGACcgaaaggagaagaagaagaggcgGAGACCTCACCACCCACCGCCCCACCAGCACAAAGCCCACCCGCCTGAGCCTGCCTACCGCCGCAAGCCCAACCCCGTGCGCCGCTTCGATGGGGACGTGCTCTCCCCT AGCTACATCCAGAGTTTCCGAGAGCGGCAGACGGGAccgtccctgagcagcctcatcACCAGCTCCCATGCCGTGGTGGACCTGGACTATGACTGTAGCTCCACCGTGCCACTCACCACAGGCTCTGGCCCTGCTGTGAGGGTATAA
- the TMEM198 gene encoding transmembrane protein 198 isoform X1 — MPLSGVPRAMTATVQTLRFKLLPHEPGQEWGHSCQQEIERRYQVVPSVVCAMCCLFGIIYCFFGYRCFKAVMFLTGLMFGSIIIFMLCYKERVLDTQLSVEASVGIGLGIGVLCGLVTMLVRSVGLFMVGLLLGLLLAVATLVVMEQFYHPPTVWIPIAMLLGVGMLFAVLTLQWQRFFTTLSTAVFGSAIMTVTIDYFIELFLLVQYIYERIKVAPARPVCWYSWVILGVWPLLTTLGVLVQWKVTGEGYSHTEVIISRQQRRVQLMRIKQREDRKEKKKRRRPHHPPPHQHKAHPPEPAYRRKPNPVRRFDGDVLSPVSPAPRSYIQSFRERQTGPSLSSLITSSHAVVDLDYDCSSTVPLTTGSGPAVRV, encoded by the exons ATGCCTCTCTCGGGAGTCCCCAGAGCCATGACTGCAACTGTGCAGACACTGCGGTTCAAGCTGCTGCCACATGAGCCgggccaggagtgggggcacAGCTGTCAGCAGGAAATTGAGCGTCGATACCAAGTGGTGCCCTCTGTAGTGTGTGCCATGTGCTGTCTCTTCGGCATCATCTACTGCTTCTTTG GCTACCGCTGCTTCAAGGCTGTCATGTTCCTGACGGGGCTGATGTTCGGCTCCATCATCATCTTCATGCTGTGCTATAAGGAGCGAGTACTGGACACACAGCTGAGCGTGGAGGCCTCAGTGGGCATTGGGCTGGGCATCGGAGTCCTCTGTGGGCTGGTCACCATGCTGGTGCGCAGTGTTGGCCTCTTCATGGTGGGGCTGCTcctagggctgctgctggcagtggccaCGCTGGTGGTGATGGAGCAGTTCTACCACCCCCCAACTGTGTGGATTCCCATTGCGATGCTCCTGGGTGTGGGAATGCTCTTTGCTGTCCTCACTCTGCAGTGGCAGCGCTTCTTCACCACCCTCTCCACTGCTGTCTTCGGTAGCGCCATCATGACTGTCACCATCGACTACTTCATTGAGCTCTTCCTCCTGGTGCAGTATATCTATGAGCGCATCAAGGTGGCCCCTGCTCGCCCTGTGTGCTGGTACAGCTGGGTCATCCTGGGTGTCTGGCCACTCCTCACCACACTGGGTGTCTTGGTCCAGTGGAAGGTCACAGGCGAGGGCTACTCCCATACAGAAG TGATCATCAGCCGGCAGCAGCGCCGCGTGCAGCTGATGCGCATCAAGCAGCGGGAGGACcgaaaggagaagaagaagaggcgGAGACCTCACCACCCACCGCCCCACCAGCACAAAGCCCACCCGCCTGAGCCTGCCTACCGCCGCAAGCCCAACCCCGTGCGCCGCTTCGATGGGGACGTGCTCTCCCCTGTGAGTCCTGCACCCAGG AGCTACATCCAGAGTTTCCGAGAGCGGCAGACGGGAccgtccctgagcagcctcatcACCAGCTCCCATGCCGTGGTGGACCTGGACTATGACTGTAGCTCCACCGTGCCACTCACCACAGGCTCTGGCCCTGCTGTGAGGGTATAA
- the CHPF gene encoding chondroitin sulfate synthase 2: MRLSLVLSVLRPAGPVAIGVSLGFTLSLLSVTWVEEPCGQSPRPAAAARPRPEDGPAPPLGPGNTNGNAARRPNAVPPGLGADSWEPRVVPYRPPSPGRVAKKAIRTRYISTELGMRQRLFVGVLTSKSTLNTLGVAVNRTLAHRLERLVYFTGTRGRKMPHGMTVVTHSDERPIWNMYQTIRYLLDHYVNDFDWFFMVQDDTYTEAHRISRLVAHLSIDTHLYLGRPEEFIGGDTEGRYCYGGFGYLLSRSLLLLLQQHLESCRNDILSARPDEWLGRCIIDYTGINCAEEHEGLHYNYFELEKSVDPERETDLRFQSAFTVHPVLDPLQMYRLHKYFAQVELERTYQEIQQLQLEIQNASSLSADGDHGATWPVGIPPPFQPKTRFEVLRWDYFTEEQVYACVDGSPKCELRGADLADVADVVATAMEELNRKYQPVLHIRKQQLVNGYRRFDPTRGMEYTLDLQVEVVTQKGHSRSITKRVHLVRPLSEVEIIPMPYVTEASRINVILPLTAHDRDHAAHFLEAYAAAAFESSENAVLTFLFIYDPFEAQQVTQNDIFARVKAQITEYERRYAEVKIPWISVKTDAPSQIKVMDIISKKHPVDTLFFVAGVGTEVTVDFLNRCRMNTINNWQVFFPIHFQGYNPAIAYHNQVPPATLDLLRDAGRFDRDVFHEACFYNADYMAARTRMVSDVQENEDILETLDIYDMFIKYSNLHVFRAVEPALLQHYRHQACNPRLSEEIYHRCMQSSLEGVGSRSQLAMVLFEQEQGNST, encoded by the exons ATGCGGCTGTCGCTGGTGCTGTCGGTGCTGCGGCCCGCAGGGCCGGTGGCCATCGGCGTCTCGCTGGGAttcaccctcagcctcctcagcgTCACTTGGGTAGAGGAGCCCTGTGGGCAGTCGCCGCGTCCCGcagccgccgcccgcccgcgtCCCGAGGACGGCCCCGCGCCGCCTCTCGGCCCCGGCAACACCAACGGCAACGCGGCTCGCAGGCCCAACGCTGTGCCGCCCGGGCTGGGCGCCGACAGCTGGGAGCCCCGCGTCGTTCCCTATCGCCCGCCCAGCCCCGGCAGGGTCGCCAAGAAGGCCATCAG GACCCGGTAtatcagcacagagctggggatGCGACAGCGGCTCTTTGTGGGTGTACTGACCTCCAAAAGCACACTGAACACACTGGGAGTGGCAGTCAACCGCACGCTGGCCCACCGCCTGGAGCGCCTAGTGTACTTCACAGGCACACGGGGCCGCAAGATGCCCCATGGCATGACAGTGGTGACACACAGTGATGAGCGACCCATCTGGAACATGTACCAGACCATAAGGTACCTTCTGGACCACTACGTGAACGACTTTGACTGGTTCTTCATGGTGCAGGATGATACCTACACAGAGGCACACCGCATCAGCCGCCTGGTTGCCCACCTCAGCATCGACACCCACCTCTACCTTGGCCGTCCTGAGGAATTCATTGGTGGGGACACCGAGGGACGCTACTGCTATGGGGGATTTGGTTACTTGCTGTcccgcagcctcctcctgctcctgcagcagcacctggagagCTGCCGCAACGACATCCTCAGCGCCCGGCCTGATGAGTGGCTGGGCCGTTGCATCATTGACTACACAGGCATCAACTGTGCTGAGGAGCACGAG GGCCTGCATTATAACTattttgagctggaaaagagcGTGGACCCTGAGCGGGAGACTGACCTCCGGTTCCAGAGTGCCTTCACTGTCCACCCCGTGCTGGATCCCCTTCAGATGTACCGGCTGCATAAGTACTTCGCACAGGTGGAGCTTGAGAGAACCTACCAGGaaatccagcagctccag CTGGAAATCCAGAACGCTAGCAGTCTGTCTGCTGATGGAGATCATGGCGCCACATGGCCTGTTGGCATCCCGccccccttccagcccaaaactCGCTTTGAGGTTCTGCGCTGGGACTACTTCACAGAGGAGCAGGTCTATGCCTGCGTGGATGGCTCCCCTAAGTGTGAGCTGCGCGGCGCCGATCTGGCGGATGTGGCCGACGTGGTGGCCACAGCCATGGAGGAGCTGAACCGCAAGTACCAGCCAGTGCTCCACATCCgcaagcagcagctggtgaaTGGCTACCGGCGCTTCGACCCCACACGTGGCATGGAGTACACGCTGGACCTCCAGGTGGAGGTGGTCACCCAAAAGGGGCACAGCCGCTCCATCACCAAGCGTGTGCACTTAGTGCGGCCCCTTAGTGAGGTGGAGATCATCCCCATGCCCTATGTGACAGAGGCCAGCCGCATCAACGTCATCCTGCCACTGACTGCTCACGACCGGGACCATGCTGCCCACTTTTTGGAGGCTTACGCGGCAGCTGCCTTTGAGAGCAGCGAGAATGCAGTGCTCACCTTCCTCTTCATCTATGACCCCTTTGAGGCGCAGCAGGTCACCCAGAATGACATCTTTGCCCGTGTGAAGGCCCAGATCACAGAGTATGAGCGCAGGTACGCAGAGGTGAAGATCCCATGGATCAGTGTTAAGACAGATGCACCTTCCCAAATCAAGGTCATGGACATCATCTCCAAGAAGCACCCtgtggacacacttttctttgTGGCCGGCGTGGGGACAGAAGTCACTGTTGACTTCCTGAACCGCTGCCGGATGAACACCATCAACAACTGGCAGGTCTTCTTCCCCATCCACTTCCAGGGCTACAACCCTGCTATTGCTTACCACAACCAGGTGCCGCCTGCCACACTGGACCTGCTGCGGGATGCGGGGCGCTTTGACCGTGATGTCTTCCATGAGGCCTGCTTCTACAATGCTGACTACATGGCAGCACGCACCCGCATGGTGAGTGATGTGCAGGAGAACGAGGACATCCTTGAGACCTTGGACATCTATGACATGTTCATCAAGTACTCCAACCTCCATGTCTTccgggctgtggagcctgccctgctgcagcactacCGGCACCAGGCATGCAATCCCCGTCTCAGCGAGGAGATCTACCACCGCTgcatgcagagcagcctggagggtgTAGGCTCTCGCTCCCAGCTGGCCATGGTGCTTTTTGAGCAGGAGCAAGGGAACAGCACCTGA